In the genome of Polaribacter sp. MED152, one region contains:
- a CDS encoding endonuclease — MFPSIPAIKQKKDITTIAFYNVENLFDTVDNPNTADDDYTPSGKKKWTINRYNIKIKKLSSIIAQLGLNKSKYPPAIVGLVEVENAKVVSDLANSSYLKKHHYGFVHYDSPDERGIDVALLYNKISFELIASETYPVFLEDDEGERDYTRDILKVSGHLHGELVHIIVTHWSSRREGVAETEHKRIAAAEKIREITAGIHAKEMGPKIIIMGDFNDDPKSKSVKEYLVKDDFYNPMEKILNPTSKGSLTYNGSWNLFDQIIFSKNFLVEEKDKLYFKHAEVFNKKWMKIYKGKYKGSPFRTYIGPWYKGGFSDHFPVYAFLKKKS; from the coding sequence ATGTTTCCATCTATACCAGCTATCAAACAAAAAAAAGATATTACAACTATTGCTTTTTACAATGTAGAAAACTTGTTTGACACAGTAGATAACCCAAATACTGCAGATGATGATTACACTCCATCTGGTAAAAAGAAATGGACCATAAATCGTTACAACATCAAAATCAAAAAATTGAGTTCAATTATAGCGCAATTGGGGCTCAATAAATCAAAATACCCGCCTGCAATTGTAGGTTTGGTTGAAGTAGAAAATGCGAAAGTGGTATCAGATTTGGCAAATTCTTCTTATTTAAAAAAACACCATTATGGTTTTGTGCATTATGATTCACCTGATGAAAGAGGTATTGATGTAGCCTTATTGTATAATAAAATTTCATTTGAATTAATAGCTTCTGAAACCTACCCAGTTTTTTTAGAAGATGATGAAGGTGAAAGAGATTATACAAGAGATATTTTAAAAGTTAGTGGCCATTTACATGGAGAATTGGTGCATATTATTGTTACACATTGGTCTTCTAGAAGAGAAGGTGTAGCAGAAACCGAACACAAACGTATTGCTGCTGCAGAAAAAATAAGAGAAATAACAGCTGGAATTCATGCCAAAGAAATGGGCCCTAAAATTATTATTATGGGCGATTTTAATGATGATCCAAAAAGTAAAAGTGTTAAGGAATATTTGGTAAAAGATGATTTTTATAATCCTATGGAAAAAATTTTAAATCCTACTAGTAAAGGTTCTCTAACCTACAATGGAAGCTGGAATTTATTTGATCAAATTATATTCTCTAAAAACTTTTTGGTAGAAGAAAAAGACAAACTGTACTTTAAACATGCAGAAGTTTTTAATAAAAAATGGATGAAAATCTATAAAGGAAAATACAAAGGGAGCCCTTTTAGAACCTATATTGGTCCTTGGTATAAAGGTGGCTTTTCAGATCATTTTCCTGTATATGCTTTTCTAAAAAAGAAATCTTAA
- the glpQ gene encoding glycerophosphodiester phosphodiesterase — MSNKVVIAHRGASGYLPEHTLEAKAMAYAMQVDFIEQDLVLSKDDVPIVIHDIYLDYVTNVANKFPDRKREDNRFYVIDFTYDELKSLQVTERFDPKTGEQFYPNRFPKWKANFKLHSLQEEIELIQGLNASTGNNIGIYPEIKEPKFHQKEGKNLTTTVLNILADYGYKTKNDNCILQCFDAEELERIRVDLKSELFLVQLIEHPEEAKQLAHFATYADGVGPWYKQILSEKVNNSFQFTNLVKEAHELGLKVHPYTFRADALAEFSSFDEMLKTLLIDANVDGAFTDFPDKVIDFLKKENER; from the coding sequence TTGAGCAATAAAGTTGTTATAGCACATAGAGGTGCTTCTGGCTATTTACCTGAACATACCTTAGAAGCAAAAGCAATGGCTTATGCAATGCAGGTAGATTTTATAGAACAAGATTTGGTTCTAAGTAAAGATGATGTGCCCATTGTAATACATGATATTTATTTAGATTATGTTACAAACGTAGCCAACAAATTTCCTGATAGAAAAAGAGAAGATAATCGGTTTTATGTGATAGATTTTACATACGATGAATTAAAGTCTTTACAAGTTACAGAACGTTTTGACCCGAAAACTGGTGAGCAGTTCTACCCAAACAGATTTCCAAAATGGAAAGCCAACTTTAAACTACATTCTTTACAAGAAGAAATTGAATTGATACAAGGTTTAAATGCTTCTACAGGAAATAATATTGGAATTTACCCAGAAATTAAAGAACCAAAATTTCATCAAAAAGAAGGCAAAAATCTAACTACAACTGTATTAAATATTTTAGCTGATTATGGTTACAAAACAAAGAATGATAATTGCATTTTGCAATGTTTTGATGCAGAAGAATTAGAACGAATTCGAGTAGATTTAAAATCGGAATTATTTTTAGTTCAGCTTATAGAACACCCTGAAGAAGCAAAACAGTTAGCACATTTTGCAACCTATGCAGATGGAGTTGGGCCTTGGTACAAACAAATATTATCAGAAAAAGTAAACAACAGCTTTCAATTTACAAACTTGGTAAAAGAAGCTCACGAGTTAGGGTTAAAAGTGCATCCATATACATTTAGAGCAGATGCTTTAGCCGAGTTTTCATCTTTTGATGAAATGCTAAAAACCCTTTTAATAGATGCTAATGTAGATGGTGCTTTTACAGATTTTCCTGATAAAGTTATTGATTTTCTTAAAAAAGAAAATGAGCGTTAA
- a CDS encoding chloride channel protein has protein sequence MPTKNKYLKQILLWRYQFISERQFIYVLSVLVGLLAGLGTAVLKNLTFFFENLLEGKFIKDFHYSLYFIFPIIGLILVYYIKRKIIKKEIGHGIPTTLHAVSKKNGIIDKYKMYASLITAPITVGFGGSAGLQGPAVSTGAALGSYVAQLFHMSAKTRMLLIGCATAGAMSSMFKAPVAAIVFAVEIFSLDLAFASLVPLLLASVSAVITSYFFFEKDALFGFQLIDAFEIKDVLYYIILGLGTGVASVYFSKIYFRITKFFNHFKKPIHRLILGGIAIGIMLYFIPPLYGEGYGLINNLLNGNTADALATLPYKVDLTNIWIVIAFLILIALFKAIAMTTTFAAGGVGGIFIPTLFMGASLGNVFAKIINALGGNVSESNFTLIGMTGLMAGVLHAPLTAIFLIAEITGGYDLFVPLMLVAAISFAFTKYFIANSIYTTELAKRGELITHNKDKNVMMMMKIDRLIEDNFKTIHPEMLLGDMLKSAVAKSTRNIFPVTNADKVFLGIVLLDDIRPFMFDTEMYNNVTVETLMKAAPEIIFYEDSVTEIMKKFKTSDAWNLPVVQGDKYVGFISKSKLLTAYRNKLIEVTS, from the coding sequence ATGCCCACTAAAAATAAATATCTAAAACAAATTTTACTTTGGAGGTATCAGTTTATTTCTGAAAGACAATTTATTTATGTTCTTAGTGTTTTAGTTGGTTTATTGGCAGGTTTAGGTACTGCTGTATTAAAGAACCTAACCTTTTTTTTTGAGAATTTATTAGAGGGTAAGTTCATTAAAGATTTTCATTATTCTTTGTACTTTATTTTTCCAATTATTGGTTTGATTTTGGTGTATTACATCAAAAGGAAAATCATAAAAAAAGAAATTGGGCATGGTATACCAACAACATTGCATGCAGTTTCTAAAAAAAACGGAATTATAGATAAATACAAGATGTATGCTTCTTTAATTACTGCTCCAATTACAGTTGGTTTTGGTGGTTCTGCAGGTTTGCAAGGCCCAGCAGTGAGTACAGGTGCTGCCTTAGGTTCTTATGTTGCTCAGTTATTTCACATGAGTGCAAAAACAAGAATGTTACTCATTGGTTGTGCAACAGCTGGTGCAATGTCTTCTATGTTTAAAGCACCAGTTGCAGCAATTGTTTTTGCTGTAGAAATATTTAGTTTAGATTTGGCTTTTGCATCTCTGGTACCTTTATTATTGGCTTCTGTTTCTGCAGTAATTACCTCTTATTTTTTCTTTGAAAAAGACGCGCTTTTTGGTTTTCAGCTTATTGATGCATTTGAGATTAAAGATGTTCTCTACTATATTATTTTAGGTTTAGGTACAGGAGTTGCTTCTGTATATTTTTCTAAAATCTATTTTAGAATTACCAAGTTTTTTAATCATTTTAAGAAACCAATTCACAGGTTAATTCTTGGTGGAATAGCCATTGGAATTATGCTCTACTTTATACCACCATTATATGGTGAAGGATATGGTTTAATTAATAATTTATTGAATGGAAATACAGCAGATGCCCTAGCAACATTACCTTATAAAGTAGATTTAACAAATATTTGGATTGTTATTGCATTTCTAATTCTAATAGCATTGTTTAAAGCCATTGCAATGACAACCACATTTGCAGCTGGTGGAGTTGGAGGTATTTTTATTCCGACTTTATTTATGGGAGCTTCTTTAGGCAATGTATTTGCAAAAATTATAAATGCTTTAGGTGGCAATGTATCCGAATCTAATTTTACCTTAATTGGCATGACTGGTTTAATGGCTGGAGTTTTGCATGCACCTTTAACCGCTATTTTTTTAATTGCAGAAATAACTGGAGGCTATGATTTGTTTGTGCCTTTAATGTTAGTTGCAGCCATTAGTTTTGCGTTTACCAAATACTTTATAGCGAACTCTATTTACACTACAGAATTGGCTAAAAGAGGTGAATTGATTACACATAATAAGGATAAGAATGTAATGATGATGATGAAGATTGATCGATTAATTGAAGATAACTTTAAAACCATTCATCCAGAAATGTTGTTAGGAGATATGCTTAAATCTGCAGTAGCAAAATCTACTAGAAACATTTTTCCTGTAACCAATGCAGATAAAGTTTTTTTAGGAATTGTATTATTAGATGATATAAGACCATTTATGTTTGATACAGAAATGTATAATAATGTTACAGTAGAAACTTTAATGAAAGCTGCACCAGAAATTATTTTCTATGAAGATTCTGTGACAGAAATTATGAAGAAATTTAAAACTAGTGATGCTTGGAATTTACCTGTAGTTCAAGGCGATAAATACGTAGGTTTTATATCTAAATCTAAATTACTAACTGCGTATAGAAATAAGCTGATAGAAGTAACAAGTTAA
- a CDS encoding DUF6503 family protein, which yields MKKLTTLLLLFIAVSGFSQTMTGDELLEKAIQFHDPNGNWNTFKGELFVTMETPKNADRKSKINIDLPNQYFSVLAKRDTIITEFIVDKENCSFSLNGKQDLSADLKKKYSLNCERAELYKNYYTYLYGLPMKLKDDGTIIHQKVEKRQFKGKDYLVLKVTYNKEVGKDTWYFYFNPETFAMEVYQFFKDTKDSGEYILLSGIETINAIKMPKVRAWYYNKDNNYLGTDILSKTK from the coding sequence ATGAAAAAATTAACCACACTTTTACTATTATTCATTGCTGTATCTGGGTTTTCGCAAACTATGACAGGAGATGAATTATTGGAAAAAGCAATTCAGTTTCATGATCCAAATGGAAATTGGAATACTTTTAAAGGAGAATTGTTTGTAACCATGGAAACTCCTAAAAATGCAGATCGAAAAAGTAAAATAAATATAGATTTGCCCAATCAGTATTTTTCTGTACTTGCTAAAAGAGATACAATTATTACAGAGTTTATAGTTGATAAAGAGAATTGTAGTTTTAGTTTAAATGGGAAACAAGATTTATCTGCAGACCTAAAGAAGAAGTATAGTTTAAATTGTGAACGAGCTGAGTTGTATAAAAATTATTATACCTATTTATATGGCTTACCTATGAAGTTAAAAGATGATGGAACAATCATACATCAAAAAGTAGAAAAACGTCAGTTTAAAGGAAAAGATTACTTGGTATTAAAAGTTACTTATAATAAAGAAGTGGGTAAAGACACTTGGTATTTTTATTTTAATCCAGAAACGTTTGCTATGGAAGTATATCAGTTTTTTAAGGATACTAAAGATAGTGGAGAATATATTTTGTTATCTGGTATAGAAACCATTAATGCTATTAAAATGCCAAAAGTAAGAGCTTGGTATTATAATAAAGACAATAATTATCTAGGTACAGATATTCTATCTAAAACCAAATAG
- the aspS gene encoding aspartate--tRNA ligase, translated as MYRSHSCGALRASHINTEVTLAGWVQKSRDKGFMVWVDLRDRYGITQLIFDEERTSKDIIEKAKSLGREFVIQVKGTVIERESKNDRLATGEVEVLVTELEILNEAKLPPFTIEDKTDGGEDIRMKYRYLDIRRNPVKDSLIFRHKVTMEVRKYLSDQEFIEVETPYLIKSTPEGARDFVVPSRMNEGQFYALPQSPQTFKQLLMVGGMDKYFQIVKCFRDEDLRADRQPEFTQIDCEMAFVEQEDILNIFEGLTRHLLKEINGVEVDKFPRMLFDDAMRLYGNDKPDIRFGMEFGELNAVTQHKDFKVFNDAELVIGIAVPGGNAYTRKEIDNIIKWVKRPQVGALGMIYCRVNEDGSFKSSVDKFYNQEDLAKWVEVTGAKPGDLVCVLSGETNKVRAQMSALRMELAERLGLRDPKVFAPLWVIDFPLLELDEETGHYHAMHHPFTSPKPGQLELLDSKPGEVKANAYDLVLNGNEIGGGSIRIHDKATQATMLKHLGFSEEEAKAQFGFLMDAFEYGAPPHGGLAFGLDRLVAILGGQETIRDFIAFPKNNSGRDVMIDAPAFIDDEQLQELSLKLDIQE; from the coding sequence ATGTACAGAAGTCATTCTTGTGGTGCCTTAAGAGCATCACACATTAACACAGAAGTTACACTAGCAGGTTGGGTTCAAAAATCTAGAGACAAAGGTTTTATGGTTTGGGTAGATTTGCGAGATAGATATGGAATTACACAGTTAATTTTTGATGAGGAACGTACATCTAAAGACATTATAGAAAAAGCAAAGTCTTTGGGTAGAGAATTTGTAATTCAAGTGAAAGGTACTGTTATTGAAAGAGAATCTAAAAATGATAGGTTAGCTACTGGTGAAGTTGAGGTTTTGGTTACTGAACTAGAAATTTTAAACGAAGCTAAACTACCACCTTTTACAATTGAAGATAAAACTGATGGAGGAGAGGACATAAGAATGAAATATAGATACTTAGATATTAGAAGAAACCCTGTTAAAGACAGCTTAATTTTTCGTCATAAAGTAACTATGGAAGTTCGTAAATACTTGTCTGATCAAGAATTTATAGAAGTAGAAACTCCGTATTTAATTAAATCTACTCCAGAAGGCGCAAGAGATTTTGTGGTACCTTCTAGAATGAACGAAGGTCAATTTTATGCTTTACCACAATCGCCTCAAACCTTTAAACAATTGTTGATGGTTGGTGGAATGGATAAATATTTTCAGATTGTAAAATGTTTTAGAGACGAAGATTTGCGTGCAGACAGACAGCCAGAATTTACCCAAATAGACTGTGAAATGGCTTTTGTAGAGCAAGAAGATATTCTAAATATTTTCGAAGGATTAACACGTCATTTATTAAAAGAAATTAATGGAGTTGAAGTAGATAAGTTTCCAAGAATGTTGTTTGATGATGCCATGCGTTTGTATGGTAATGACAAGCCAGACATTCGTTTTGGAATGGAATTTGGCGAGTTAAATGCAGTTACGCAACATAAAGATTTTAAGGTTTTTAATGATGCTGAATTAGTAATTGGTATTGCTGTACCTGGAGGGAATGCTTACACAAGAAAAGAAATAGACAACATTATAAAGTGGGTAAAAAGACCTCAAGTTGGTGCTCTTGGAATGATTTATTGTAGAGTTAACGAAGATGGTTCATTTAAGTCTTCTGTAGATAAATTTTACAATCAAGAAGATTTAGCAAAATGGGTTGAAGTTACAGGTGCAAAACCTGGAGATTTAGTTTGTGTTTTATCTGGTGAAACCAATAAAGTAAGAGCACAAATGTCTGCTTTACGTATGGAATTAGCAGAACGTTTAGGGTTGAGAGATCCTAAAGTATTTGCTCCTCTTTGGGTAATTGATTTCCCTTTATTAGAGTTAGATGAAGAAACAGGTCATTACCATGCAATGCATCACCCTTTTACCTCACCAAAACCAGGTCAATTAGAATTGTTAGATTCTAAACCAGGAGAAGTGAAAGCAAATGCTTATGATTTAGTGTTGAATGGAAATGAAATTGGTGGAGGTTCTATTAGAATACATGATAAAGCCACACAAGCAACCATGCTAAAACACTTAGGGTTTTCTGAAGAAGAAGCGAAAGCACAATTTGGTTTCTTAATGGATGCTTTTGAGTATGGAGCACCACCTCATGGAGGTTTGGCTTTTGGTTTAGATAGATTGGTTGCCATTTTAGGAGGCCAAGAAACCATTCGAGATTTTATAGCTTTCCCAAAAAACAATTCTGGTAGAGATGTAATGATAGATGCACCTGCCTTTATAGATGATGAGCAACTGCAAGAATTGAGTTTAAAACTCGATATTCAAGAATAA
- a CDS encoding cupin domain-containing protein: MSVVNIQKKFGLFKDLWSPKKIGELNGQQILLAKIKGEFVFHNHENEDELFLVQKGVLEMHLRDEIITINEGEFYIVPKGVDHKPVAKEEVHILLFEPLSTKHTGDVVADITVETYESI; encoded by the coding sequence ATGAGCGTAGTTAATATTCAAAAAAAATTTGGCCTTTTTAAAGATTTATGGTCTCCAAAAAAAATAGGAGAATTAAATGGTCAGCAAATTTTGTTAGCCAAAATTAAAGGTGAATTTGTTTTTCATAATCATGAAAATGAAGATGAACTTTTTTTGGTACAAAAAGGAGTTTTAGAAATGCATTTACGAGATGAAATCATCACTATAAACGAAGGTGAATTTTATATTGTGCCTAAAGGTGTAGATCATAAACCTGTTGCCAAAGAAGAGGTTCATATTTTATTATTTGAGCCACTATCTACAAAACATACAGGAGATGTTGTTGCAGATATTACTGTAGAAACTTACGAATCTATCTAA
- the rsmI gene encoding 16S rRNA (cytidine(1402)-2'-O)-methyltransferase — MSKLYLVPTPIGNLEDMTFRAIRVLKEADFILAEDTRTSGKLLKHFEISTQMHSHHMHNEHKSIEGILNRIKSGETCAVISDAGTPAISDPGFLLTRACVENNIEVECLPGATAFVPALVNSGLPNDKFVFEGFLPVKKGRQTRFLLLAEETRTMIFYESPHKLVKTLGHFIEYFGEERKVSVSRELTKMFEETVRGTAAEVLAHFTKKPPKGEIVIIVEGKNK, encoded by the coding sequence ATGAGTAAACTTTATTTAGTACCAACGCCAATAGGCAATTTAGAAGACATGACATTTAGAGCCATTCGTGTTCTAAAAGAAGCCGATTTTATTTTAGCAGAAGACACAAGAACAAGTGGAAAACTGTTGAAACATTTTGAAATTTCTACACAAATGCATAGTCATCATATGCACAATGAACACAAATCTATTGAGGGCATTTTAAATAGAATTAAAAGTGGAGAAACTTGTGCTGTAATTTCTGATGCTGGAACGCCTGCAATTTCTGATCCTGGATTTCTACTAACGAGAGCTTGTGTAGAGAATAATATTGAAGTAGAATGTTTACCTGGTGCCACTGCTTTTGTACCTGCTTTAGTTAATTCTGGCCTACCAAATGACAAGTTTGTTTTTGAAGGTTTTTTACCTGTAAAAAAAGGAAGACAAACACGTTTTTTACTTTTGGCTGAGGAAACAAGAACCATGATTTTTTATGAATCGCCTCATAAATTGGTAAAAACATTAGGCCATTTTATTGAATATTTTGGAGAAGAAAGAAAAGTTTCTGTTTCTAGAGAACTTACAAAAATGTTTGAAGAAACTGTTAGAGGAACTGCAGCCGAAGTTTTAGCTCACTTTACAAAAAAGCCACCAAAAGGTGAAATTGTAATAATTGTAGAAGGAAAAAATAAATAA
- a CDS encoding HopJ type III effector protein codes for MTITQFKEKLNNQPNQVLFSETMQLIEDNYTFIPTAFTNGEITNKAGENSGSCKVFAFALAQKLTEKETLICFGEHYRNVLEDSEGTSHQNIRNFMKFGFDGLTLANKALSKK; via the coding sequence ATGACGATTACTCAATTTAAAGAGAAACTCAATAACCAACCAAACCAAGTGTTGTTTTCTGAAACAATGCAGCTTATAGAAGATAATTATACGTTTATACCAACAGCATTCACCAATGGTGAAATTACAAATAAGGCTGGCGAAAACTCTGGCTCATGTAAAGTTTTTGCTTTTGCACTAGCGCAAAAGTTGACAGAGAAAGAAACCTTAATTTGCTTTGGTGAACACTATAGAAATGTTCTAGAAGATTCAGAAGGTACATCACATCAAAATATTAGAAATTTTATGAAATTTGGTTTTGATGGTTTGACTTTGGCCAATAAGGCACTTTCTAAGAAGTAA
- a CDS encoding NAD(P)/FAD-dependent oxidoreductase yields MEEIKYDVFVIGSGIAGQTAAEICAKEGLKVAIADNKAFGGTCAIRGCDPKKVMLQFAEITQKAKHLKGLGFTKLPKINWDDILKFKNNFTEAVPKSTEEDLADLDIDLYHQSPKFISKNKISVEGKTVIADKFVIATGLIPRTLKFKGAEFLKTSDDFFNLKKLPKSVTFIGSGYIGMEFCFLLSTLGCKVIMIDRGPRILSQFEKSLTEKIKQNLANNGVEFIFEADVLSVEKGRKKLKLNYKVGKEERSLKSHIIFNTSGRVPSLEALNLENAAIKADESGVLVNDYLQSSSAKHVFACGDVSSKSFPLTPLSGLQGYIVGHNILKARSKKFKNPLVPSIVFTDPNLAMVGYLEEEAKKRYKNTKVYKGDASNWYNAKKENAPFYAYKIIVNKRTDQIVGAHLLSSEANETINIFTTAINAKMTVNEFKKMIFTYPSYASDLKSMFKED; encoded by the coding sequence ATGGAAGAAATTAAATATGATGTTTTTGTTATTGGTAGTGGAATTGCAGGCCAAACAGCAGCCGAAATTTGTGCAAAAGAAGGTCTAAAGGTAGCTATTGCAGACAATAAAGCTTTTGGAGGAACTTGCGCTATTAGAGGTTGTGACCCTAAAAAAGTGATGCTTCAATTTGCAGAAATTACACAAAAAGCAAAACATTTAAAAGGTTTAGGGTTTACTAAACTTCCTAAAATAAATTGGGATGATATTTTAAAATTCAAGAATAATTTTACTGAAGCTGTACCAAAATCTACTGAAGAAGATTTGGCTGATTTAGACATCGATTTGTATCATCAATCTCCAAAATTCATATCAAAAAATAAAATTTCTGTAGAAGGTAAAACTGTAATTGCAGATAAATTTGTTATTGCAACAGGTTTAATACCAAGAACATTAAAGTTTAAAGGTGCAGAATTTTTAAAAACTAGTGATGACTTCTTCAACCTAAAAAAACTACCCAAGTCAGTTACTTTTATTGGCTCTGGTTATATAGGTATGGAGTTCTGTTTTTTGTTATCAACCTTAGGATGTAAAGTTATAATGATTGATAGAGGACCTAGAATTTTATCTCAATTTGAAAAATCACTAACCGAAAAAATTAAGCAAAATTTAGCTAACAATGGTGTTGAATTTATCTTTGAGGCAGATGTTCTATCTGTAGAAAAAGGTAGAAAAAAATTAAAATTAAACTACAAAGTTGGCAAGGAAGAGCGCAGTTTAAAATCTCACATCATCTTTAACACTTCTGGAAGAGTACCATCTTTAGAAGCCTTGAATTTAGAAAATGCTGCGATAAAAGCAGATGAATCTGGAGTTTTGGTAAACGATTATTTACAAAGTTCTAGTGCAAAACATGTTTTTGCTTGTGGAGATGTTTCTAGTAAATCTTTTCCATTAACACCTTTATCTGGCTTACAAGGTTATATTGTTGGTCATAACATTTTAAAGGCAAGAAGCAAGAAATTTAAAAATCCGTTAGTACCTTCTATCGTTTTTACAGATCCTAATTTAGCCATGGTTGGTTATTTAGAAGAAGAAGCAAAAAAACGATATAAAAACACTAAAGTTTATAAGGGAGATGCTTCTAATTGGTACAATGCAAAAAAAGAAAATGCCCCTTTTTACGCTTATAAAATTATCGTAAACAAAAGAACTGATCAAATTGTAGGTGCTCACCTTTTGAGTAGTGAAGCAAATGAAACCATTAATATTTTTACCACTGCCATAAACGCTAAAATGACTGTAAATGAATTTAAGAAAATGATATTTACCTATCCTTCTTACGCAAGTGATTTAAAAAGTATGTTTAAAGAAGACTAA